The following coding sequences are from one Rutidosis leptorrhynchoides isolate AG116_Rl617_1_P2 chromosome 11, CSIRO_AGI_Rlap_v1, whole genome shotgun sequence window:
- the LOC139875065 gene encoding uncharacterized protein: MAEDGKFRIDRFDGKDFGFWKMQIKDYLYQKKLHQPMLEIKPKGMSDANWSLLDRQALGVIRLSLAKNVAYNVVNEKMTFTCLKALSNMYEKPTTPNKVFLMRKLFNTKMREGVSATDHINEFKNILSRLESILSDNTRRRNSGESSS; encoded by the exons ATGGCGGAAGACGGGAAATTTAGAATCGATAGATTTGATGGAAAAGACTTCggattttggaagatgcaaattaaaGATtatttgtatcaaaagaagctacaccaacccatGTTGGAGATCAAACCCAAAGGCATGAGTGATGCTAATTGGAGTCTTTTGGATCGCCAAGCTTTGGGTGTGATTCGTCTTtctcttgctaagaacgttgcctacaacgttgtgaatgagaaaatGACGTTTACATGTTTGAAGGCACTTTCAAATATGTATGAAAAACCTACCACTCCGAATAAGGTTTTTCTTATGCGAAAATTGTTTAATACGAAGATGAGGGAAGGTgtaagtgcaacggatcatatcaacgagttcaagAACATCTTatcaaggcttgaatcg ATTCTCAGTGACaacactcgtaggagaaactcgggtgAATCGTCATCATGA